DNA sequence from the Heterodontus francisci isolate sHetFra1 chromosome 22, sHetFra1.hap1, whole genome shotgun sequence genome:
CAGCAGATTGGATGacagtgaaaccctccccacacttggagcaggtgaatggcctctcccgagagtgaactcactggtgtctcagcagataattactgcttttaaagctcttctcagtcagaacatttaaaaaatCACTTATCAGTGTGAAGAAGTTGGTGTTCAGTGAGGTGAGATTaatcagtgaatcccttcccacagtcggaGCAGgttaatggcctctccccagtgtgaactcgctggtgtgtcagtaggttggatgactgagcaaatcccttcccacacacacagcaagtgaatggcctctccccagtgtgaatgcgctggtgtgtcagcaggttggatgactgagcaaatcccttcccacacactgagcagatgaatggcctcgccccagtgtgaatgcgttggtgtctcagcaggtcggatggctgagtgaatcttttcccacacatggagcagctaAACAGCCTCTCCCCCGCGTGAAATCGCTGGTGCGTCAACAGGagtgatgaccgagtgaatccctttccacactcagagcaggtgaacggtgtctccccagtgtgaatgcgctggtgtgtcagcaggttggatgactgtgcGAATCCCttgccacacacagagcaggtgaatggcctctccccagtgtgaatgcgttgGTGTGTTAGCAGATCACTTTTGCTTTTAAAGCTTTTCTCACATTCAGAACATACAAAACATCTCTTATcagagtgaacaagttggtgtctcaGGAGATGGGACGACCGAATGAATCCCttgccacacacagagcaggtgaatggcctctccccagtgtgagtgcgttggtgtgttAGCAGATCACTTTTGCTTTTAAAGCTTTTCTCACATTCAGAACATACAAAACCTCTCTCATcagagtgaacaagttggtgtctcaGCAGACAGTATgaccgagtgaatctcttcccacacacagagcaagtgaacagcctctcaccagtgtgaattcgctggtgtgtccgCAGGTGTGATGAACAAGTGAATCCCTGCTCACACAcagagcaagtgaatggcctctccccagtgtgactgcgccgaTGAGTTTCCAGCAGGGATGggcaattgaatcccttcccacattccacacatttccatggtttctccatggtgcgggCGTCCTTGTgtttctccaggttggatgatcagttgatgtCTCGTCCACACACACAATGTGAGTGATGTGATGTGTTTTCaatctgtgtaactggttaaatctCCCTCCACAGTCATTGCGATGGAACACACTCACTCGGGTGTGTGGGTCcttgtgcttttccagtcacactgatgtttgaaatctttccccacagatAGGAGAGACAAACATTTTACCTTCTATATTCAAAGGAtattgatattcaggtcctgatgaatcgagtcagATCTtggtgtgatgtt
Encoded proteins:
- the LOC137381284 gene encoding zinc finger protein 623-like, with the protein product MEKPWKCVECGKGFNCPSLLETHRRSHTGERPFTCSVCEQGFTCSSHLRTHQRIHTGERLFTCSVCGKRFTRSYCLLRHQLVHSDERGFVCSECEKSFKSKSDLLTHQRTHTGERPFTCSVCGKGFIRSSHLLRHQLVHSDKRCFVCSECEKSFKSKSDLLTHQRIHTGERPFTCSVCGKGFAQSSNLLTHQRIHTGETPFTCSECGKGFTRSSLLLTHQRFHAGERLFSCSMCGKRFTQPSDLLRHQRIHTGARPFICSVCGKGFAQSSNLLTHQRIHTGERPFTCCVCGKGFAQSSNLLTHQRVHTGERPLTCSDCGKGFTD